In Rubrivirga marina, the following are encoded in one genomic region:
- the hemE gene encoding uroporphyrinogen decarboxylase, whose translation MSRFLNALRGEPVDATPVWFMRQAGRYLPEYRAIRKDHDFLTMVKTPEIAAEITLQPIRRFDLDAAVIYSDLLPPLQTMGLGLHFEKGVGPVIENPIDTTRDVDMLATPPAGETMPWTPEAIRLVKAELEPKGIPVLGFAGAPFTLAAYAIEGGGSKKYEKTRVFMYTEPAAWARLMDKLVTVAGSFLTEQAKAGADALQVFDSWAGALSRYDYERYAAPYTKKLIGIAQRTGLPVVHFTTGTAGHLDAVAEAGGDAIGVDSGPSLVEARERVGGKPLQGNLDPYLLQAPWRELKAQADRVLSEAPATGYVFNTGHGLVPSTPPDAVARLADYVHERTSR comes from the coding sequence ATGTCCCGCTTCCTGAACGCCCTCCGCGGCGAGCCCGTCGACGCCACGCCCGTGTGGTTCATGCGGCAGGCCGGCCGCTACCTCCCCGAGTACCGCGCCATCCGCAAGGACCACGACTTCCTGACGATGGTCAAGACGCCGGAGATCGCGGCCGAGATCACGCTCCAGCCGATCCGCCGGTTCGACCTCGACGCGGCCGTCATTTACTCGGACCTCCTCCCGCCGCTCCAGACGATGGGTCTCGGGCTCCACTTCGAGAAGGGCGTCGGGCCGGTCATCGAGAACCCGATCGACACGACGCGCGACGTCGACATGCTGGCGACGCCGCCGGCCGGCGAGACGATGCCGTGGACGCCTGAGGCGATCCGCCTCGTCAAGGCCGAGCTGGAGCCGAAGGGCATCCCGGTCCTCGGCTTCGCGGGCGCGCCGTTCACGCTGGCGGCGTACGCCATCGAGGGCGGCGGGTCGAAGAAGTACGAGAAGACGCGGGTGTTCATGTACACCGAGCCCGCGGCGTGGGCCCGGCTCATGGACAAGCTGGTGACCGTCGCCGGCAGCTTTTTGACGGAGCAGGCGAAGGCCGGCGCGGATGCCCTCCAGGTGTTCGACTCCTGGGCTGGCGCGCTCTCGCGCTACGACTACGAGCGCTACGCGGCGCCCTACACGAAAAAGCTCATCGGCATCGCGCAGCGGACGGGCCTCCCGGTCGTCCACTTCACGACGGGCACGGCCGGCCACCTCGACGCCGTCGCCGAGGCGGGCGGGGATGCCATCGGGGTCGACTCCGGGCCGTCGCTCGTCGAGGCCCGCGAGCGGGTCGGTGGGAAGCCGCTCCAGGGCAACCTCGACCCGTACCTCCTCCAGGCGCCCTGGCGCGAGCTCAAGGCGCAGGCCGACCGCGTTCTCTCGGAGGCGCCGGCCACGGGCTACGTGTTCAATACGGGCCACGGGCTCGTGCCGAGCACGCCGCCGGACGCCGTCGCCCGCCTCGCCGACTACGTCCACGAGCGGACGTCCCGCTAG
- the hemB gene encoding porphobilinogen synthase, producing the protein MDLLAPPTLGSDRPQRLRQSPAVRRLVRETRLDPAAFVLPLFVRGGEGVRDEIASMPGVFQLSVDEAVREATEAARFGVGGVLLFGIPARKDAEGSTASDDAEAVQRAVRAIKEEVPGIAVITDVCLCEYTDHGHCGFIDSHGGLDLEGSLPQHVAAAVSHARAGADLVAPSSMIDGVVGAIREGLDAAGFGHVGIFSYAVKYASAFYGPFRDAAESAPVFGDRRTHQMDPANAREALREAALDVEQGADLLMVKPAVAYLDVVRQVKDAFPDRPLGAYHVSGEYAMLKAAAGRGWIDERRAVLETLTSLRRAGADILITYYALEAARWLAEGGERGPSRPS; encoded by the coding sequence GTGGACCTCCTCGCCCCTCCGACTCTCGGCTCCGACCGCCCGCAGCGCCTCCGCCAGTCGCCCGCGGTCCGCCGGCTCGTACGCGAGACGCGGCTCGACCCGGCCGCCTTCGTGCTCCCGCTCTTCGTGCGCGGCGGGGAGGGCGTGCGCGACGAGATCGCGTCGATGCCCGGGGTGTTCCAGCTTTCGGTCGACGAGGCGGTCCGCGAGGCGACCGAGGCGGCGCGCTTCGGCGTCGGCGGGGTGCTCCTCTTCGGGATCCCGGCTCGCAAGGACGCCGAGGGCTCGACGGCGAGCGACGACGCCGAGGCCGTCCAGCGCGCCGTCCGCGCGATCAAGGAGGAGGTGCCCGGCATCGCGGTCATCACCGACGTGTGCCTCTGCGAGTACACCGACCACGGGCACTGCGGGTTCATCGACTCGCACGGCGGCCTCGACCTGGAGGGCTCGCTCCCGCAGCACGTCGCCGCGGCCGTCTCCCACGCCCGCGCCGGCGCCGACCTCGTGGCGCCGTCGTCGATGATCGACGGCGTCGTCGGGGCGATCCGCGAGGGGCTCGACGCGGCCGGCTTCGGACACGTCGGCATTTTTTCCTACGCAGTCAAGTACGCCTCGGCGTTCTACGGCCCGTTCCGCGACGCGGCCGAAAGCGCGCCCGTCTTCGGCGACCGCCGGACGCACCAGATGGACCCGGCCAACGCCCGCGAGGCGCTCCGAGAGGCCGCGCTCGACGTGGAGCAGGGCGCCGACCTCCTCATGGTCAAGCCCGCCGTGGCCTACCTCGACGTCGTCCGCCAGGTCAAAGACGCCTTTCCGGACCGGCCACTCGGGGCGTACCACGTTTCGGGCGAATACGCCATGCTCAAGGCCGCCGCCGGGCGCGGCTGGATCGACGAGCGCCGCGCCGTCCTCGAGACGCTGACGAGCCTCCGGCGCGCCGGCGCCGACATCCTCATCACGTACTACGCGCTGGAGGCGGCCCGCTGGCTTGCGGAGGGCGGGGAGCGGGGGCCGAGCCGCCCCTCCTGA
- the hemL gene encoding glutamate-1-semialdehyde 2,1-aminomutase: MTDTLSTARSEALFAEAQALMPGGVSSPVRAFKSVGGTPRFIERGEGAYLEDVDGNRYIDYVMSFGPLLLGHAPEAVVSAVAEQARKGTSYGAPSPLEVDLAEMIQRIYPSMERLRFVNSGTEGAMSAVRAARGFTGRNKVVKFEGHYHGHADLLLAKAGSGVATLGLPDSPGVPAAVTADTLVVPFNDEAAVRELFGREGDEIAAVLVEPIAGNMGLVRPRDGFLELLRELATEHGALLVFDEVMVGFRVHPGGAQALFGIQPDVTILGKVIGGGLPVGAYGGRADVMQMMAPDGPVYQAGTLSGNPLAMAAGLALLREVEASGAWQRAADAARETADAIQRAADAAGVPVVTDAVGAMFGFFLTDEPVTDYASAARSDKAAFARLHRLLLDRGVYLPPSPFEACFTSSAHTPEVVAEAAEAFRSAFAAL; the protein is encoded by the coding sequence ATGACCGACACGCTCTCCACCGCTCGCTCCGAAGCGCTCTTCGCCGAGGCCCAGGCCCTCATGCCCGGCGGCGTCTCGTCGCCCGTCCGCGCCTTCAAGTCCGTGGGCGGCACGCCGCGGTTCATCGAGAGGGGGGAGGGGGCCTACCTCGAAGACGTCGACGGCAACCGGTACATCGACTACGTGATGTCGTTCGGTCCGCTCCTGCTCGGCCACGCGCCCGAGGCGGTCGTGTCCGCCGTCGCGGAGCAGGCCCGGAAGGGGACGAGCTACGGCGCGCCGAGCCCGCTTGAGGTCGACCTCGCCGAGATGATCCAGCGGATCTACCCGTCGATGGAGCGGCTCCGGTTCGTCAACTCGGGGACCGAGGGGGCGATGAGCGCCGTCCGAGCCGCGCGCGGGTTCACGGGGAGGAACAAGGTGGTCAAGTTCGAGGGCCACTACCACGGCCACGCCGACCTCCTGCTGGCCAAGGCCGGCAGCGGCGTCGCCACGCTCGGCCTACCTGACTCGCCCGGCGTCCCGGCCGCCGTCACGGCCGACACGCTCGTGGTCCCGTTCAACGACGAAGCTGCGGTCCGCGAGTTGTTTGGGCGTGAGGGTGACGAGATCGCCGCCGTCCTGGTCGAGCCGATCGCCGGCAACATGGGGCTCGTCCGCCCGCGCGACGGGTTCCTGGAGCTGCTCCGCGAACTGGCGACCGAGCACGGCGCGCTCCTCGTGTTCGACGAGGTGATGGTCGGCTTCCGCGTGCACCCCGGCGGCGCGCAGGCGCTGTTCGGCATCCAGCCCGATGTGACGATCCTTGGCAAGGTCATCGGCGGCGGGCTCCCCGTCGGCGCCTACGGCGGGCGGGCCGACGTCATGCAGATGATGGCGCCCGACGGGCCGGTCTACCAGGCCGGCACGCTCTCCGGCAACCCGCTCGCGATGGCCGCCGGGCTCGCGCTCCTCCGCGAGGTCGAGGCGAGCGGGGCCTGGCAGCGCGCCGCCGACGCCGCGCGCGAGACGGCCGACGCCATCCAGCGGGCCGCCGACGCCGCGGGCGTCCCGGTCGTCACCGACGCCGTGGGCGCCATGTTCGGTTTCTTCCTGACCGACGAGCCGGTGACCGACTACGCGAGCGCCGCGCGGAGCGACAAGGCCGCGTTCGCGCGGCTCCACCGGCTGCTGCTCGACCGCGGCGTGTACCTGCCGCCGTCTCCGTTCGAGGCCTGCTTCACGTCGAGCGCCCACACGCCCGAGGTCGTCGCCGAGGCGGCCGAGGCGTTCCGCTCCGCCTTCGCCGCGCTCTAG
- the gmd gene encoding GDP-mannose 4,6-dehydratase: protein MSESSRRPRALITGVTGQDGSYLSELLLAKGYEVHGVKRRASSFNTERVNHLYQDPHEDDVRFRLHYGDLTDSTNLIRLVQEIQPDEIYNLAAQSHVAVSFETPEYTANADAIGTLRLLEAIRILGLEETCRFYQASTSELYGKVQEVPQSETTPFYPRSPYGVAKLYGYWITVNYREAYGMFASNGILFNHESPRRGETFVTRKITRAAARISLGLQDTVYLGNLDAQRDWGHARDYVEGMWRILQHDTPDDWVLATGEMTTVRHFCEMAFKAAGIAVRWEGENEEEIGIREDTDAVVVRVDPRYYRPTEVEQLLGDPSKAERELGWTPSVTVEDLAAEMVQSDLALAHVQPEVA from the coding sequence ATGTCCGAATCCTCTCGCCGCCCCCGCGCCCTCATCACCGGAGTGACCGGCCAGGACGGGTCGTACCTGTCGGAGCTCTTGCTCGCCAAGGGCTACGAGGTCCATGGCGTCAAGCGCCGCGCCTCGTCGTTCAACACGGAGCGAGTGAACCACCTCTACCAGGACCCCCACGAGGACGACGTCCGGTTCCGGCTCCACTACGGCGACCTCACCGACTCGACGAACCTCATCCGGCTCGTCCAGGAGATCCAGCCCGACGAGATCTACAACCTCGCGGCGCAGAGCCACGTGGCGGTCAGCTTCGAGACGCCGGAGTACACGGCCAACGCGGACGCGATCGGCACGCTCCGCCTCCTGGAGGCCATCCGGATCCTCGGCCTCGAGGAGACGTGCCGGTTCTACCAAGCCTCCACGAGCGAGCTCTACGGGAAGGTCCAGGAAGTTCCGCAGAGCGAGACGACGCCGTTCTACCCGCGCTCTCCGTACGGCGTCGCCAAGCTGTACGGCTACTGGATCACCGTCAACTACCGCGAGGCGTACGGCATGTTCGCCTCGAATGGGATCCTGTTTAACCATGAGAGCCCGCGCCGCGGCGAGACGTTCGTGACGCGGAAGATCACGCGGGCCGCCGCCCGGATCTCCCTCGGGCTCCAGGACACGGTCTACCTCGGCAACCTCGACGCCCAGCGTGACTGGGGCCACGCCCGCGACTACGTCGAGGGCATGTGGCGCATCCTCCAGCACGACACGCCGGACGACTGGGTGCTCGCGACGGGCGAGATGACGACCGTTCGCCACTTCTGCGAGATGGCCTTCAAGGCCGCCGGCATCGCGGTCCGGTGGGAGGGCGAGAACGAGGAGGAGATCGGCATCCGCGAGGACACCGACGCCGTCGTCGTCCGCGTCGACCCGCGGTACTACCGGCCGACGGAGGTCGAGCAACTGCTTGGCGACCCGTCGAAAGCCGAGCGCGAGCTCGGGTGGACGCCGAGCGTCACGGTCGAGGACCTCGCCGCCGAGATGGTCCAGTCCGACCTCGCCCTCGCCCACGTCCAGCCCGAGGTGGCCTAG
- the hemH gene encoding ferrochelatase: protein MPDPQKPIGVLFMAYGGPESLDEIPGYLSDIRHGRPTTTAVLDEITNNYRQIGGKSPIMGLTKAQVEGAMAQLNPPGEPERFKAYLGMRHWSPWIEETVGQMIDDGIERAVAIVLAPHFSSMSIAKYQAKIQAGLELYRGDIDFATVDAYYDADLLIEAFAARVREAVEQFPEDERDDVHVVLSAHSLPVRILREGDPYQDQLWTTARLIAERAGLREDQWSWSYQSEGRSPEPWLGPQLEDHIPTLHEERGVDKVVSLAIGFVSDHVEILYDIDIEAQKAAKAMGVTLVRPPSLNDDARFTRLLAELVEGRAAEEGWIDSDVRAASAGAPSMPMPEGTASPV from the coding sequence ATGCCCGATCCCCAGAAGCCCATCGGCGTCCTCTTCATGGCCTACGGCGGGCCGGAGTCGCTCGACGAGATCCCAGGCTACCTCTCCGACATCCGCCACGGCCGGCCGACGACGACGGCCGTGCTCGACGAGATCACCAACAACTACCGCCAAATCGGTGGCAAGTCGCCCATCATGGGGCTCACGAAGGCGCAGGTCGAGGGGGCCATGGCGCAGCTGAACCCGCCCGGCGAGCCCGAGCGGTTCAAGGCCTACCTCGGCATGCGCCACTGGTCGCCCTGGATCGAGGAGACGGTCGGCCAGATGATCGACGACGGGATCGAGCGGGCCGTCGCGATCGTGCTCGCCCCGCACTTCTCGTCGATGTCGATCGCGAAGTACCAGGCCAAGATCCAGGCCGGGCTGGAGCTCTACCGGGGCGACATCGACTTCGCGACGGTCGACGCCTACTACGACGCCGACCTCTTGATCGAGGCGTTCGCCGCGCGCGTCCGCGAGGCCGTCGAGCAGTTCCCGGAGGACGAGCGGGACGACGTCCACGTCGTGCTCTCGGCCCACAGCCTGCCCGTCCGGATCTTGCGTGAGGGCGACCCCTACCAGGACCAGCTCTGGACGACGGCCCGGCTCATCGCCGAGCGCGCGGGGCTCCGCGAGGACCAGTGGAGCTGGAGCTACCAGTCGGAGGGCCGGAGCCCGGAGCCGTGGCTCGGGCCCCAACTCGAGGACCACATCCCGACGCTCCACGAGGAGCGCGGCGTCGACAAGGTCGTGAGCTTGGCCATCGGCTTCGTGAGCGACCACGTCGAGATCCTGTACGACATCGACATCGAGGCCCAGAAAGCGGCGAAGGCGATGGGCGTGACGCTCGTCCGGCCGCCGTCGCTCAACGACGACGCCCGGTTCACGAGGCTTCTCGCGGAGCTGGTCGAGGGCCGGGCCGCCGAGGAGGGCTGGATCGACTCCGACGTCCGCGCCGCCTCGGCCGGCGCGCCGTCGATGCCGATGCCCGAGGGGACGGCCTCGCCCGTCTAG
- a CDS encoding uroporphyrinogen-III synthase, which translates to MTLAGRRIVVTRTEEQAGSLVDGLRQRGATPVLVPSIRFEPPEDPTPLIEAARDLAEAAWVVFTSATGVLYGWAAIQQAWPDGLPDGVRVAAVGSGTADALRAVGAPVDFVPHEALGDVLVEELPLSKDDRVVLLRSHIGREALATGLDARGADVRDVPAYRTITEADPEAAAAALDPAPDAITFTSPSTVRGFLTALSNPARLTDVPLVAIGPVTAAALDPAGLRAAAVADPHTVSGLLDALDRLFS; encoded by the coding sequence ATGACGCTCGCCGGCCGCCGCATCGTCGTGACCCGGACCGAGGAGCAGGCGGGGTCGCTCGTCGACGGGCTCCGCCAGCGCGGCGCGACGCCGGTCCTCGTGCCGTCGATCCGGTTCGAGCCTCCGGAGGACCCGACGCCGCTCATCGAGGCGGCCCGCGACCTCGCCGAGGCGGCCTGGGTCGTGTTCACGAGCGCGACGGGCGTCCTCTACGGGTGGGCCGCGATCCAGCAGGCGTGGCCGGACGGGCTGCCCGACGGCGTCCGCGTCGCGGCGGTCGGGTCGGGCACGGCGGACGCGCTCCGGGCGGTCGGCGCGCCGGTCGACTTCGTCCCGCACGAGGCGCTCGGCGACGTGCTCGTGGAGGAACTGCCGCTCTCGAAGGACGACCGCGTCGTCCTGCTCCGCTCGCACATCGGGCGCGAGGCCCTGGCCACCGGTCTCGACGCCCGCGGCGCCGACGTCCGCGACGTGCCGGCGTACCGCACGATCACGGAGGCCGACCCGGAAGCCGCCGCCGCCGCGCTCGACCCCGCGCCGGACGCGATCACGTTCACCTCGCCCTCGACCGTCCGCGGATTTCTCACGGCCCTCTCGAACCCTGCCCGGCTGACGGACGTGCCGCTCGTCGCCATCGGTCCTGTGACGGCCGCGGCCCTCGATCCCGCCGGCCTCCGCGCCGCCGCTGTCGCCGACCCGCACACCGTCTCCGGTCTGCTCGACGCTCTCGACCGCCTGTTCTCGTGA
- a CDS encoding chlorite dismutase family protein → MALDLTTPPPSAEPAERSGLDLAERGKTADGAPQSLDRRLLVQLHAYTGCADPARLGQAAEAAGVGGVVYQSAQDPQGVAVVTFSESDDFFVEAGRDLLLSEPFAALTPRPELTMFGRTYSIGYETDLLGALVARPVKTMTNPAWPWAVWYPLRRGGRFEREPREEQRRMLMEHGGIGRAFGESDLAHDVRLACHGMDENDSDFIAGLVGKDLYPLSKVVQRMRGTRHTAEFLERLGPFFVGRAVWQSAGPYAWALSHEGSGH, encoded by the coding sequence ATGGCTCTCGACCTCACGACCCCGCCGCCGAGCGCCGAGCCGGCGGAGCGCTCCGGCCTCGACCTCGCCGAGCGCGGCAAGACCGCCGACGGCGCGCCGCAGTCGCTCGACCGGCGCCTCCTCGTCCAGCTCCACGCCTACACCGGCTGCGCCGACCCGGCCCGCCTCGGGCAGGCCGCCGAGGCGGCCGGCGTGGGCGGCGTGGTCTACCAGAGCGCGCAGGACCCGCAGGGCGTCGCCGTCGTCACGTTCAGCGAGAGCGACGACTTCTTCGTCGAGGCCGGCCGCGACCTCCTGCTCTCCGAGCCGTTCGCCGCGCTCACGCCGCGCCCCGAACTGACCATGTTCGGGCGGACGTACTCGATCGGCTACGAGACAGACCTGCTGGGCGCGCTCGTCGCCCGGCCGGTCAAGACGATGACGAACCCCGCCTGGCCGTGGGCCGTGTGGTACCCGCTCCGCCGGGGCGGGCGGTTCGAGCGCGAGCCGCGCGAGGAGCAGCGCCGGATGCTCATGGAGCACGGTGGCATCGGTCGCGCCTTCGGCGAGAGCGACCTCGCCCACGACGTCCGCCTCGCGTGCCACGGGATGGACGAGAACGACAGCGACTTCATCGCCGGCCTCGTGGGCAAGGATCTGTATCCGCTCTCGAAAGTGGTCCAGCGGATGCGGGGCACGCGCCACACGGCCGAGTTTCTCGAGCGCCTCGGGCCCTTCTTCGTCGGCCGCGCCGTCTGGCAGAGCGCTGGGCCCTACGCCTGGGCCCTCAGCCACGAAGGCTCGGGCCACTAG
- the hemG gene encoding protoporphyrinogen oxidase — translation MPTPSDRPDVLVLGGGVAGLAAALRLAEAGRSVRLLEATGRLGGIVRTVCRDGFEAEVGPDNFLTRKPGAVRLAERLGVETRPPHGGAMIQRNGRLHPLPAGLSGLVPGQAGPLLTTPAIPLAARLRAVAEPLVPPRRDDADESLEAFAVRRFGRGAWEGLIEPLLGGLYGAEREISLRATLPHLHEREREGGLLRWRSSGPTAAAGPAFARPVGGMERLVDALADALHERGVAIETESPVVATEADGDGYRARLGDGTDRSARALLVALPAPAAARVLRPLDTDLADPLAAIPMGDAAAAFVGFRTADADVPDVSGWLVPSAEGGRVQAVTLHSRKHLGTAPDGHDLVRVFLRPSMVDAADDDMISAAVDHLRQRIGLRGTPVFSLAHRWRGASPRYTMGHLDRVAALDAATARHPRLALAGAALRGIGLPDVIAGAEAAADQILDSLDP, via the coding sequence ATGCCGACGCCTTCCGACCGACCCGACGTGCTCGTCCTCGGCGGCGGCGTGGCCGGCCTCGCGGCGGCCCTCCGGCTGGCCGAGGCCGGGCGGAGCGTCCGGCTGCTCGAAGCCACGGGCCGCCTCGGAGGGATCGTGCGGACCGTCTGCCGAGACGGCTTCGAGGCCGAGGTCGGGCCCGACAACTTCCTCACGCGGAAGCCGGGGGCCGTCCGGCTGGCGGAGCGGCTGGGCGTCGAGACGCGGCCCCCGCACGGCGGCGCGATGATCCAGCGGAACGGACGGCTGCACCCGCTGCCGGCCGGCCTCAGCGGACTCGTCCCGGGCCAGGCCGGGCCGCTCCTCACGACGCCCGCCATCCCGCTCGCCGCCCGGCTCCGTGCCGTCGCCGAGCCGCTCGTCCCGCCCCGCCGCGACGACGCCGACGAGAGCCTCGAGGCGTTCGCCGTCCGCCGCTTCGGGCGCGGGGCGTGGGAGGGGCTGATCGAGCCGCTGCTGGGCGGGCTCTACGGCGCCGAGCGCGAGATCTCGCTGCGCGCGACGCTCCCGCACCTCCACGAGCGGGAGCGGGAGGGTGGCCTCCTCCGCTGGCGCTCGTCCGGCCCGACGGCCGCGGCCGGACCGGCGTTCGCCCGCCCCGTGGGCGGAATGGAGCGGCTGGTCGACGCCCTGGCGGACGCGCTGCACGAGCGGGGCGTCGCCATCGAGACCGAGTCCCCGGTCGTGGCCACGGAGGCGGACGGGGACGGCTACCGGGCCCGCCTCGGGGACGGCACGGACCGATCGGCGCGGGCGCTCCTCGTGGCCCTGCCGGCGCCGGCCGCGGCCCGCGTGCTCCGACCGCTCGACACCGACCTCGCCGACCCGCTCGCCGCCATCCCGATGGGCGACGCTGCCGCCGCGTTCGTCGGCTTCCGAACGGCGGACGCCGACGTCCCCGACGTTTCCGGGTGGCTCGTCCCGAGCGCCGAGGGCGGACGGGTCCAGGCCGTCACCCTCCACTCCCGGAAGCACCTCGGGACCGCTCCCGACGGGCACGACCTCGTCCGCGTATTTCTCCGCCCCTCGATGGTCGACGCGGCCGACGACGACATGATCTCCGCCGCCGTGGACCATCTCCGCCAGCGGATCGGCCTCCGCGGCACGCCCGTCTTTTCGCTCGCCCACCGTTGGCGGGGCGCGTCGCCACGCTACACGATGGGCCACCTCGACCGCGTGGCCGCCCTCGACGCCGCCACCGCCCGCCACCCGCGGCTCGCCCTCGCCGGCGCCGCCCTCCGCGGCATCGGCCTGCCCGACGTGATCGCGGGCGCCGAGGCCGCCGCCGACCAGATCCTCGACTCCCTCGACCCATGA
- a CDS encoding MFS transporter yields the protein MSETVHSDPPRRLLGVLFLGTLLAALDIAVVGPALPALREAFGLTERAVAWTFTAFVLANLAGLPVMAALADRVGRRRVYLTDVALFAVGTLVVALAPSFGVLLVGRVIQGFGASGIFPVATAVIGDAYPPERRGRAVGMLGAVFGIAFLIGPAVGGVLLAVASWRWLFALSLPLALVVWVLSARTLPESRAPEPRPFDAAGIVTLTALLAALVVGLSGLDASSFTEALAESVVWGPLVLAAALVPVLVRVERRAEAPLLRPGLVSRRPVQAACALAVGAGIVEATFVLLSSYAVSAFGVEGSTASYLLLLLVAGVTVGAPVAGRLLDRVGARPVVTVATLLVAAGMGAVSLAPSLAIHLVGTVVLGLGLSGILGSSLAYILLAEAGADERAVAQGLSTIFLSIGQLVGAATLASLATSAATTVGGYRMGFGVIAVGAVALSALARWLLTPRAV from the coding sequence ATGTCCGAGACCGTGCATTCAGACCCACCGCGCCGGCTCCTCGGCGTCCTGTTCCTCGGGACGCTCCTGGCCGCGCTCGACATCGCCGTCGTCGGGCCCGCGCTGCCAGCGCTCCGGGAGGCGTTCGGGCTCACGGAGCGGGCCGTCGCGTGGACGTTCACGGCCTTCGTCCTCGCCAACCTCGCCGGCCTCCCCGTGATGGCCGCGCTCGCCGATCGCGTGGGGCGGCGGCGGGTGTACCTGACGGACGTCGCCCTGTTCGCGGTGGGGACGCTCGTGGTTGCCCTCGCGCCGTCGTTCGGCGTGCTGCTGGTGGGGCGAGTGATTCAAGGGTTCGGTGCGTCGGGCATCTTCCCCGTGGCGACGGCCGTGATCGGGGACGCGTACCCTCCGGAGCGTCGAGGCCGGGCTGTCGGGATGCTCGGTGCCGTGTTCGGGATCGCGTTCCTGATCGGGCCCGCGGTCGGCGGGGTCCTCCTCGCCGTCGCGAGCTGGCGGTGGTTGTTCGCGCTCTCCCTTCCGCTCGCGCTCGTCGTGTGGGTCCTGAGCGCGCGGACGCTTCCCGAGTCGCGGGCGCCCGAGCCGCGGCCGTTCGACGCGGCCGGGATCGTCACGCTGACGGCGCTCCTGGCCGCGCTCGTCGTCGGTCTGAGTGGGCTCGACGCGTCGTCGTTTACGGAGGCCCTGGCGGAGTCGGTCGTGTGGGGGCCGCTGGTGCTGGCTGCGGCGCTCGTGCCCGTTCTGGTTCGGGTTGAGAGGCGGGCCGAGGCCCCGCTCCTTCGGCCCGGTCTCGTGTCGAGGCGACCGGTTCAGGCTGCGTGCGCGCTCGCCGTAGGGGCCGGGATCGTGGAGGCGACATTCGTCCTACTCTCGTCGTACGCCGTGTCTGCGTTCGGCGTCGAGGGCTCGACGGCGTCGTACCTGCTGCTGCTGCTCGTGGCCGGCGTCACGGTCGGGGCGCCGGTGGCGGGGCGGCTGCTCGACCGCGTCGGCGCGCGGCCCGTCGTGACGGTCGCAACGCTCCTCGTGGCGGCGGGGATGGGCGCCGTCTCGCTCGCGCCCTCGCTGGCCATCCACCTCGTCGGGACGGTCGTGCTCGGGCTCGGGCTGTCGGGCATCCTCGGGTCGTCGCTGGCCTACATCCTCCTCGCCGAGGCCGGCGCCGACGAGCGGGCCGTCGCCCAGGGGCTCTCGACCATCTTCCTCAGCATCGGACAGCTCGTCGGGGCCGCGACGCTGGCCTCACTGGCGACCTCGGCCGCGACGACGGTCGGGGGGTACCGGATGGGGTTCGGGGTGATCGCCGTGGGCGCGGTGGCGCTGAGCGCCCTCGCGCGCTGGCTCCTCACGCCTCGGGCGGTGTGA
- a CDS encoding GDP-L-fucose synthase family protein has product MPALTPESRVFVAGHRGLVGSAVVRRLAADGVEMVTRTSAELDLRDGAAVRRFFEAERPTHVVLAAAKVGGILANRDYPADFINDNLAIAYQVMTAAHEAGLGETGRVVFLGSSCIYPKMAPQPMKEEHLLTGPLEPTNRPYAIAKIAGIEIAEGLHRQHGDDTVSLMPTNMYGPGDNFDLATSHVLPALLRRFHKAKGAAPDGSDAPVTLWGTGSPKREFLHADDLADAIAFVLRLPEADIRAAAPDGLLNVGVGEDLSIRQLAELIRDVVGSESPIEWDADKPDGTPRKLLDVSRLRDLGWSASVGLREGIASTYAWYLDTHASTEAAA; this is encoded by the coding sequence ATGCCCGCCCTCACCCCCGAGTCCCGCGTCTTCGTCGCCGGGCACCGTGGCCTCGTCGGCTCCGCCGTCGTCCGCCGCCTCGCCGCCGACGGCGTGGAGATGGTCACGCGGACGAGCGCCGAGCTCGACCTCCGAGACGGCGCGGCCGTCCGCCGGTTTTTCGAGGCCGAGCGGCCGACGCACGTCGTGCTCGCCGCGGCCAAGGTCGGCGGGATCCTCGCCAATCGCGACTATCCGGCCGACTTCATCAACGACAACCTCGCCATCGCCTACCAGGTGATGACGGCCGCCCACGAGGCCGGCCTTGGCGAGACCGGGCGCGTCGTGTTCCTCGGCTCGTCGTGCATCTACCCCAAGATGGCGCCCCAGCCGATGAAGGAGGAGCACCTCCTGACTGGCCCGTTGGAGCCGACGAACCGGCCGTACGCGATCGCCAAGATCGCGGGCATCGAGATCGCCGAGGGCCTCCACCGTCAGCACGGTGACGACACGGTCAGCCTGATGCCGACGAACATGTACGGTCCGGGCGACAACTTCGACCTCGCGACGAGCCACGTGTTGCCGGCCCTCCTCCGCCGGTTCCACAAGGCCAAGGGCGCCGCGCCTGACGGCTCTGACGCGCCCGTGACTCTCTGGGGCACCGGCTCGCCCAAGCGCGAGTTCCTCCACGCCGACGACCTCGCTGACGCCATCGCCTTCGTCCTCCGGCTCCCCGAGGCGGACATCCGCGCCGCCGCGCCGGACGGGCTCCTCAACGTCGGGGTAGGGGAGGACCTCTCGATCCGCCAGCTGGCCGAGCTCATCCGCGACGTCGTCGGGTCGGAGAGCCCCATCGAGTGGGACGCCGACAAGCCCGACGGGACGCCGCGCAAGCTCCTCGACGTGAGCCGCCTCCGCGACCTCGGGTGGTCCGCCTCGGTGGGCCTCCGCGAGGGCATCGCGTCCACCTACGCCTGGTACCTCGACACCCACGCCTCAACGGAGGCCGCCGCTTAA